Proteins from a genomic interval of Enterococcus faecium:
- a CDS encoding HAD-IC family P-type ATPase, whose amino-acid sequence MNWYRLTVEDVLKNYQTSTEGLSQEERQKRLTDQGYNEIKARQQTKRWKKIAKHFTDLLMIVLIIASFLKFASSEYIEGSIILFVVIVNGLVSYWQERKAEESLNGLKQLMGQEAIVLSNGMQEKIPAKELVKGDVIVLRAGDVVPADIRLIEAHDLLVEESILTGESEASEKSHAVLTEEESIGDQKNMAFSGTLVQSGSAVGVVVETGNTTEIGKINQALQSVEQQTTPLIKKINRLNKQIFQGILCLSLFLVIFTTFRYGMDWHILLSATIALVVSMVPEGLPAVLTMILSVGVHEMAKEKAIIKGLPSVETLGSMTVICSDKTGTLTKNEMTVVDVAAKEEACVLSIMKNCQELKTKEEQKTENLSGNPTEVALIRHTETANLPLKKIEAKIPFSSEYKYMATMHAEEKGAVIYVKGAPEVLFAKSTLSSAEQEAWSQTAAEFARKGQRVLGFAYKKVDSKQELTHETLTQLTFAGIAGLIDPPKESAVKAVKECQQAGISVKMITGDHKDTAKAIAEQIGLKHTAKVLEGIDLDLMSDEELIQQVPIVDVFARTTPEHKLRIVKALQKNGEIVGMTGDGVNDAPALKRSDVGIAMGIKGSEVSKQAADMVLGDDNFHTIAKAVKEGRRILDNLQKTINFFLPTALAQGLILIWALMLNRPLPLSPVQILWVNMVTTITLSYALGFESPDPEIMKRPPRDPKQGILSGYHLFRIIYVSLLIMVPAYLLAMQFEGQSLQQTILLQNIVLAQAVYMINCRELSKPSLNQGLLQNKALFLSLGILALLQGMVIFLPVGQQLIGTVSLTMTQQLLIGANVILLFLVVEIEKGIMNKLFRKKEKTAREYSR is encoded by the coding sequence ATGAACTGGTACAGATTGACGGTAGAAGATGTATTGAAAAACTATCAAACATCAACAGAAGGCTTGTCGCAAGAAGAACGACAGAAACGCCTGACTGATCAAGGATATAATGAAATAAAAGCAAGGCAGCAGACAAAACGATGGAAAAAAATAGCAAAGCATTTTACTGATCTGCTGATGATCGTGTTGATCATTGCCTCTTTTTTGAAATTTGCTTCTAGTGAATATATTGAAGGAAGTATTATTTTATTCGTAGTGATCGTCAATGGACTCGTTAGTTACTGGCAAGAAAGAAAAGCGGAAGAATCATTGAATGGTTTGAAGCAGCTGATGGGACAAGAAGCGATAGTACTATCAAACGGGATGCAAGAAAAAATCCCTGCGAAAGAACTGGTAAAAGGAGATGTCATTGTCTTACGTGCCGGAGATGTCGTTCCAGCAGATATCCGATTAATCGAAGCACATGATTTATTAGTAGAAGAATCGATTTTGACGGGAGAATCAGAAGCATCTGAAAAAAGTCATGCCGTTTTGACAGAAGAAGAATCGATCGGCGACCAGAAAAATATGGCTTTTTCAGGAACGCTTGTACAATCTGGTTCTGCAGTCGGTGTCGTTGTAGAAACAGGAAACACGACAGAAATCGGTAAAATCAATCAAGCATTGCAATCGGTCGAACAACAAACGACGCCTCTGATTAAAAAAATCAACCGATTAAACAAACAAATTTTTCAAGGCATTCTTTGTTTGAGCCTATTCTTAGTTATTTTTACGACATTTCGATATGGTATGGATTGGCATATCCTTCTTTCGGCTACGATTGCTTTGGTGGTGTCAATGGTACCCGAAGGATTGCCAGCTGTTTTGACCATGATTCTATCCGTTGGAGTACATGAAATGGCAAAAGAAAAGGCGATCATCAAAGGACTTCCTTCGGTAGAAACATTAGGTTCTATGACAGTGATCTGTTCAGATAAGACAGGAACATTGACAAAAAATGAAATGACAGTTGTGGATGTAGCTGCAAAAGAAGAAGCCTGCGTGTTGTCCATTATGAAAAACTGTCAGGAATTAAAAACAAAAGAAGAACAGAAAACAGAAAATTTAAGTGGCAATCCGACAGAAGTTGCGCTGATTCGACACACAGAAACAGCCAATCTACCTTTGAAAAAAATAGAAGCAAAGATTCCGTTCAGTTCTGAATACAAATATATGGCAACGATGCATGCGGAGGAAAAAGGAGCGGTGATTTACGTCAAAGGTGCACCAGAAGTATTATTTGCTAAATCAACTCTTTCTTCTGCAGAACAAGAAGCATGGAGTCAGACAGCTGCAGAATTTGCGAGAAAAGGTCAGCGTGTTTTAGGATTTGCTTATAAAAAAGTAGATTCGAAACAGGAACTCACGCATGAGACTTTAACCCAATTAACTTTTGCAGGGATCGCCGGATTGATCGATCCGCCAAAAGAAAGTGCAGTCAAAGCTGTAAAGGAATGCCAACAAGCAGGGATCTCAGTGAAAATGATTACAGGGGATCACAAAGACACAGCAAAAGCGATTGCGGAACAAATTGGCTTAAAACATACTGCCAAAGTTTTAGAAGGGATCGATTTGGATCTTATGTCTGATGAAGAGTTGATTCAGCAAGTGCCAATAGTCGATGTCTTTGCTCGAACGACACCAGAACATAAACTGCGAATTGTTAAAGCTTTGCAGAAAAATGGAGAAATCGTCGGAATGACCGGAGACGGCGTAAATGATGCACCTGCTTTGAAAAGATCCGATGTAGGAATTGCTATGGGAATCAAAGGTAGTGAAGTAAGCAAACAGGCAGCTGATATGGTTTTAGGAGATGATAATTTCCATACGATTGCAAAAGCCGTAAAAGAGGGCCGGCGGATTTTGGATAATTTGCAAAAAACCATCAATTTCTTCTTGCCAACTGCATTAGCTCAAGGATTGATCTTGATTTGGGCACTTATGCTGAATCGCCCGCTACCTTTGTCCCCAGTACAGATTTTATGGGTCAATATGGTAACGACAATCACTTTATCTTATGCACTAGGGTTCGAGTCGCCAGATCCAGAAATCATGAAGCGCCCACCAAGAGATCCAAAGCAAGGAATCCTATCTGGTTATCATTTGTTTCGGATCATCTATGTCTCCCTACTGATCATGGTTCCTGCCTATTTATTGGCTATGCAGTTTGAAGGGCAAAGCTTACAGCAAACCATTCTTCTGCAAAATATCGTCTTAGCTCAAGCTGTTTACATGATCAATTGCAGAGAGTTGTCCAAGCCGTCATTGAACCAAGGTCTTTTGCAAAACAAAGCGCTTTTTCTTTCATTAGGTATCCTTGCTTTATTGCAAGGGATGGTTATTTTTCTACCAGTCGGCCAGCAGCTGATCGGTACAGTAAGTTTAACGATGACACAACAGTTATTGATTGGAGCAAATGTGATTCTTCTATTCTTAGTTGTAGAAATAGAAAAAGGGATCATGAACAAACTGTTTCGCAAAAAAGAAAAAACAGCTAGAGAATACAGTCGCTAG
- a CDS encoding helix-turn-helix domain-containing protein, whose protein sequence is MYSLMKKIITEKDIRRHVSLVEQLLNHTKITVNELAEIIGTTERTIFSDLQSIRSQLPEGWDIISDQAGISLQNQQNLLTNDLWEIFFKQSVSVELLKNLLFTKKVAVPDFLADHGLSYGTLKRHVTKINQRLASYDLQIDLTKYTACILGKERAIRTFYHRLLIPFTHNNYFFEDYSIHESHYFQFLRNLSQTELAVETEEIFGTCWFFINTIRIKANCRLDSSIHTNSTLSSLYDSALKKLYLTEGIYLKDTELSFASFCFLESWNYNNNYGQETARCLHHSPFLEVLETFVEELASELSLDQLKKTSLTDNLALLILKYHESPILIEALDRQYHRFLETYDQQYAHLYQQKENLLNDLKKEIEINEPNYFLQLLSLLIQQTIFSIKPNLFNVYFIFQGEPSWKAFLQQELKDYLGKRVCFLPIELTDLSTISFEKTDILISNFPLDSLDIPIVYISSIPTKNELNRLTELTFKTFL, encoded by the coding sequence ATGTATTCACTAATGAAAAAAATCATTACCGAAAAAGATATTCGACGTCATGTTTCTTTAGTAGAACAATTGCTGAATCATACAAAGATAACCGTAAATGAATTAGCTGAAATCATAGGGACAACCGAACGAACGATTTTTTCTGACCTTCAATCTATTCGCTCTCAGCTGCCCGAAGGCTGGGACATCATCAGCGATCAAGCAGGAATCAGTTTGCAAAACCAGCAAAATTTATTAACAAATGACCTTTGGGAGATTTTTTTCAAACAATCAGTCAGTGTCGAACTGCTGAAAAATCTGCTTTTTACAAAAAAAGTTGCTGTCCCTGATTTTCTAGCCGACCATGGGCTTTCTTATGGGACATTGAAAAGACATGTGACTAAAATCAATCAGCGTTTAGCAAGTTACGACTTGCAGATCGATTTGACGAAATATACAGCTTGTATTCTTGGAAAAGAGCGTGCGATTCGTACTTTTTATCATCGATTGCTGATTCCTTTCACTCATAACAACTATTTTTTCGAGGATTATTCGATCCATGAATCCCATTATTTTCAATTTTTAAGAAACCTCAGTCAAACTGAACTAGCGGTTGAAACAGAAGAGATTTTCGGAACATGTTGGTTCTTTATCAATACGATCCGTATAAAAGCGAATTGCCGATTAGATTCTTCTATCCATACCAACAGCACACTCTCCTCCCTGTATGACTCTGCATTGAAAAAATTGTATTTAACGGAAGGTATTTATCTTAAAGACACTGAGCTTTCTTTTGCTTCTTTCTGCTTTCTGGAAAGTTGGAATTACAACAATAACTATGGACAAGAAACCGCTCGCTGCCTGCATCATTCTCCATTTTTAGAGGTCCTCGAAACGTTTGTAGAGGAACTAGCTTCAGAGCTGTCTCTTGATCAACTAAAAAAAACATCTCTGACTGATAACTTGGCTCTCCTCATATTAAAATATCATGAATCGCCGATATTGATTGAAGCATTGGACCGTCAATACCATCGTTTTTTAGAAACATATGATCAGCAATATGCACACTTGTATCAACAGAAAGAGAATTTACTGAACGATCTAAAAAAAGAAATAGAAATCAATGAACCAAATTACTTTCTCCAACTCTTGTCTCTACTGATCCAACAAACGATTTTTTCTATCAAACCGAATTTGTTCAATGTCTATTTTATTTTCCAAGGAGAACCTTCATGGAAGGCGTTCTTGCAGCAGGAATTAAAAGATTACTTAGGAAAACGTGTCTGCTTCTTACCTATCGAACTAACCGATCTTTCCACTATTTCTTTTGAAAAAACAGATATCTTGATTTCCAATTTCCCTCTAGATTCTCTAGATATCCCTATTGTATACATTTCTTCTATTCCAACGAAAAATGAGCTCAATCGTTTGACTGAACTCACTTTCAAAACTTTTTTATAG
- a CDS encoding MmcQ/YjbR family DNA-binding protein, giving the protein MLTKKELIDHINETYNLSPEYIFKKFPDYCVFRHQKSKKWFGVLMSVPEEKIYDDASDHRIINILDLKVDPELGGILRGKEGYFPAYHMNKEHWISIDLRKIEKLDELADLIDGSFKSTQ; this is encoded by the coding sequence ATGCTAACGAAAAAAGAACTAATCGATCACATCAATGAAACATACAATTTGTCTCCAGAATATATTTTTAAAAAATTTCCTGATTATTGCGTATTCAGACATCAAAAAAGCAAAAAATGGTTTGGGGTCCTGATGTCTGTTCCAGAAGAAAAAATCTATGATGATGCAAGTGACCATAGGATCATCAATATTCTTGATTTGAAGGTCGATCCTGAACTTGGCGGAATTTTGCGAGGAAAAGAGGGGTATTTTCCAGCCTATCACATGAATAAAGAACATTGGATCTCTATTGATCTACGTAAAATAGAAAAGCTAGATGAACTAGCAGATTTGATTGATGGAAGTTTTAAATCAACGCAATGA
- a CDS encoding LysR family transcriptional regulator encodes MKLLHLQYFKKVFETKNVTQAAKELFISQPALSRAIKHLENELGVPLFYHSGRNIETTVYAEEFYPYAVKTLDTLEEGIKLLSSVNEKIVTSVILYLEVASVSIPNLVRIFMEKHPDIQLTIMQHHLPDDITDPVLYITSEMKPGMTNIPIMKEPVYVAIPKKHPLAKKEHLQLEDIQRTPILMLSKSNAFRHTLDAALEAKSIELTISSTTDDPATLRSIVKQGLAVSFFPKVSWSYDKNDPFVLREIKDLPLTRTIYLSSSFTEDHPLIKMIAKTMREFYLGK; translated from the coding sequence ATGAAATTGCTTCATCTGCAGTATTTTAAAAAAGTATTCGAAACAAAAAATGTTACCCAAGCAGCCAAAGAATTATTTATTTCTCAACCTGCCTTGAGCCGTGCGATCAAACATTTGGAAAACGAATTAGGTGTCCCTTTGTTTTACCATAGCGGCAGAAACATTGAGACGACCGTTTATGCAGAAGAATTTTATCCATATGCAGTCAAGACATTAGACACATTAGAAGAAGGAATCAAATTATTGTCTTCGGTCAATGAGAAGATCGTTACTTCCGTCATATTGTATTTAGAGGTAGCCTCTGTTTCTATTCCGAACTTGGTCCGAATTTTTATGGAAAAGCATCCTGATATCCAATTAACGATCATGCAACATCATTTACCAGATGATATTACCGATCCTGTACTGTACATCACTTCGGAGATGAAGCCTGGCATGACCAATATTCCTATCATGAAAGAACCTGTTTATGTCGCCATTCCTAAGAAACATCCTCTTGCTAAAAAAGAACATCTGCAATTAGAAGATATCCAACGCACCCCCATCTTGATGCTGTCAAAGAGCAACGCCTTCCGTCATACACTGGATGCAGCACTTGAAGCGAAAAGTATCGAATTGACGATCAGTTCGACGACAGATGATCCTGCGACATTACGTTCTATTGTCAAGCAAGGATTAGCTGTTAGCTTTTTCCCAAAAGTTTCTTGGTCTTACGATAAAAATGATCCTTTCGTCTTGCGGGAAATCAAAGATTTGCCCTTGACACGAACAATTTATTTATCTTCTAGCTTCACAGAAGATCATCCTTTGATCAAAATGATTGCAAAAACGATGCGGGAATTTTATTTAGGAAAATAA
- a CDS encoding ACP S-malonyltransferase, which translates to MSTGFLFPGQGSQKLGMLADIPEMYMERLENVTGYRLVDKEENYQDTVFIQLALLTKAVFYLDEMEKNGIQPDIAAGHSIGAFCAAVACRSLRFENAAELVYHRAVLMKEAYPSGYAMGVVVGVTRSEAEEIVAKTFDPDHPVYLSNENCPMQHTLSGSIEGLSVTLAEAKRHQAQTAKLLKVPVPSHCLLMNDTVKKFKPYMQSVHLSDARCLYIKNTDGRATQDAEEIRKDLLENLAFPVQWNQMMDLAKELGMDLTIEFPPGNTLTKLIHTKFGVDKGIRTINLDQHGIDDATFLYQKWR; encoded by the coding sequence ATGAGTACAGGTTTCTTATTTCCTGGACAAGGCAGTCAGAAGTTAGGGATGTTAGCGGATATCCCTGAAATGTACATGGAACGTTTAGAAAATGTGACGGGGTATCGGTTAGTTGATAAAGAAGAAAACTATCAAGATACGGTTTTTATCCAGCTAGCATTACTGACAAAAGCAGTATTTTATTTAGATGAAATGGAAAAAAACGGTATTCAGCCTGATATTGCAGCAGGACATTCGATTGGTGCTTTTTGTGCAGCTGTTGCTTGTCGATCTTTGAGATTTGAGAATGCAGCGGAACTAGTCTATCACCGCGCAGTCTTAATGAAAGAAGCTTATCCAAGCGGTTATGCAATGGGCGTAGTAGTAGGTGTGACGAGAAGCGAAGCTGAGGAAATTGTAGCAAAAACATTTGATCCTGACCATCCAGTTTATCTGTCAAATGAAAATTGTCCGATGCAACATACGTTATCTGGGAGTATCGAAGGTTTATCCGTTACGTTGGCAGAAGCCAAACGGCACCAAGCGCAAACAGCGAAGCTGCTGAAAGTCCCTGTGCCATCTCACTGTCTCTTGATGAATGATACGGTCAAGAAATTCAAGCCGTATATGCAGTCTGTCCATCTATCTGATGCTAGATGTTTGTATATAAAAAATACGGATGGAAGAGCCACTCAGGACGCAGAAGAGATTCGTAAAGATTTGTTGGAAAACCTAGCTTTCCCTGTGCAGTGGAACCAAATGATGGACTTGGCAAAAGAATTAGGAATGGATCTGACGATTGAATTTCCCCCCGGCAATACTTTGACAAAGCTGATTCATACAAAATTTGGTGTAGATAAAGGGATCCGTACGATCAATCTAGACCAACATGGTATTGATGACGCCACGTTTCTATATCAAAAATGGAGATGA
- the mdcA gene encoding malonate decarboxylase subunit alpha → MEKPNRNWASKREKKAQRLEKISNLLNGKYVETEKIVEVMEKLIAPGDKVVLEGDNQKQASFLSESLEKVDAEKVNDLHLIMSSISRPEHLNIFEKGIASKIDFSYAGAQSLRVAQMIEDGTMKLGDIHTYLELYGRLFIDLIPNVVLVAADKADKDGNLYTGFNTEETPTIIEAAAFKDGIVIVQVNEVVDSLPRVDIPGDWVDVVVKADKPYQLEALFTRDPQNITELQILMAMMAIKGIYAEHGVQSLNHGIGFNTAAIELLLPTYGESLGLKGKIAKNWVLNPHPTMIPAIESGWVESIHSFGGEVGMEKYIAARPDVFFVGKDGTMRSNRTLSQAAGQYAIDMFIGSTLQLDYEGNSSTVTKGRLSGFGGAPNMGHNPGGRRHSTPAWQSLRDNDDPLGKGQKLVVQMVETYGSNKKPVFVEELDALAVQKQAGLANAPVMIYSEDTTHIVTEEGIAYLYKAKTKEERQAAIAAIGGVTPLGMTSTKESLDSLRAAGIVKLPEDLGIKRSEAKRSLLAAQTIDDLIEWSDGLYEPPMKFRTWS, encoded by the coding sequence ATGGAAAAACCAAACCGCAACTGGGCTTCTAAACGCGAAAAAAAAGCGCAGCGATTGGAAAAAATCAGCAACTTGCTCAATGGCAAGTATGTAGAAACTGAAAAAATCGTAGAAGTAATGGAAAAACTGATTGCTCCCGGCGACAAAGTTGTATTAGAAGGCGACAATCAAAAACAAGCAAGTTTTCTTTCAGAAAGTCTTGAAAAAGTAGATGCAGAAAAAGTGAATGATCTGCATTTGATCATGTCTAGTATCTCACGACCAGAACATTTGAATATTTTTGAAAAAGGAATCGCAAGCAAGATCGATTTCTCTTATGCTGGTGCACAAAGCTTGCGTGTCGCCCAAATGATTGAAGACGGCACAATGAAATTAGGTGATATCCATACTTATTTGGAACTTTATGGACGCTTATTCATCGATTTGATTCCAAATGTTGTTTTAGTAGCTGCAGATAAAGCAGATAAAGACGGCAACTTGTACACAGGTTTCAATACGGAAGAAACACCAACAATCATCGAAGCTGCAGCTTTCAAAGATGGTATCGTGATCGTTCAAGTCAACGAAGTTGTCGATTCTTTACCACGTGTAGATATCCCTGGTGACTGGGTAGACGTTGTCGTGAAAGCAGATAAACCTTATCAATTAGAAGCTTTATTCACACGAGATCCTCAAAACATCACAGAATTGCAAATTCTAATGGCAATGATGGCAATCAAAGGAATCTACGCAGAACACGGCGTACAATCTTTGAATCACGGTATTGGATTCAATACAGCAGCTATCGAATTGTTACTGCCAACTTATGGTGAATCACTAGGGTTAAAAGGGAAAATCGCGAAGAACTGGGTATTGAACCCACATCCAACGATGATTCCAGCCATCGAATCAGGTTGGGTTGAAAGCATCCATAGTTTTGGTGGCGAAGTTGGTATGGAAAAATATATTGCTGCTCGCCCAGATGTCTTTTTTGTCGGTAAAGACGGCACGATGCGCAGTAACCGAACATTATCACAAGCTGCAGGACAATATGCCATCGATATGTTTATCGGTTCAACCTTGCAATTAGATTACGAAGGAAACTCTTCTACCGTAACAAAAGGACGTTTATCTGGTTTTGGCGGTGCGCCTAACATGGGACATAATCCTGGCGGTCGTCGTCATTCTACACCAGCATGGCAATCACTTCGCGACAATGATGATCCATTAGGGAAAGGCCAAAAATTAGTTGTTCAAATGGTTGAAACATATGGTTCAAATAAAAAACCAGTCTTTGTCGAAGAATTAGATGCACTAGCTGTTCAAAAACAAGCAGGCTTAGCCAATGCACCAGTGATGATTTATAGCGAAGATACTACACATATCGTGACAGAAGAAGGAATTGCTTATTTGTACAAAGCAAAAACAAAAGAAGAACGACAAGCAGCAATTGCAGCAATTGGCGGTGTTACACCTCTTGGAATGACTAGCACGAAAGAATCACTAGATAGCTTGCGTGCAGCCGGCATCGTGAAATTACCAGAAGATCTAGGCATCAAACGTAGTGAAGCGAAACGTTCATTATTAGCTGCACAAACCATCGATGATTTGATCGAATGGTCAGATGGCCTGTATGAACCACCAATGAAATTCAGAACTTGGTCATAA
- a CDS encoding malonate decarboxylase subunit delta: MEQLAYKYPTKQPINKKIHVGVVGSGDLEILMFPTEKTESTVKICTGSDGFGEVWNNVLTRFFDRYPISADIVINDFGATPGVVYLRLTQAMEELSDEK; the protein is encoded by the coding sequence ATGGAACAATTAGCTTATAAATATCCAACGAAACAGCCGATCAATAAGAAAATCCATGTAGGAGTGGTCGGTTCAGGAGATTTGGAAATCTTGATGTTTCCAACAGAAAAAACAGAATCTACTGTAAAAATTTGTACAGGAAGCGATGGCTTCGGCGAAGTATGGAACAATGTATTAACGAGATTTTTTGATCGTTATCCAATTTCAGCAGATATCGTGATCAATGACTTCGGTGCTACACCAGGAGTTGTGTACCTACGATTGACGCAAGCAATGGAGGAACTTTCAGATGAAAAATAG
- the mdcD gene encoding biotin-independent malonate decarboxylase subunit beta, which produces MKNSFVELNARERVNALLDNGRELIDPFDQIIAPSLPAQGIVPESDDGIVVSRGTINGKQAVVIAMEGKFQGGGIGEVSGAKIVAALEHVLEENKKGNEIFPVIVLDTGGVRLQEANYGLLSISEIGNVIIALKQYVPVIGLIPGRVGSFGGMSITSALMSYLIATKKARVGLNGPEVIEQEAGVREFDSSDKDLIWNTLGSRQRVESKIIDELVTDSVEAIKAAVIAAMDERKDTHRSESSAFYLSLLDSLDLSKPMAIDDYNEAIANHQAKSIDLPEVAEGNEPAAASVGYDWFAALTGMKNPTSSISTVYYGKSSKFIEEAIVTSIVPDPKNPMYRVRNGEVGLVEGFRMGQILDHVYEEDKDKKVKRPIIVVIDVPSQAYGYNEELIGIHVALANSAAAYAKLRQAGHPVIGLIAGNAISGAFLAHGLQSSRLIALNNKEITVQAMSKESAARVTKRSVAEIEAAAEKVPAIAYDINNYTKLGAIYHFLEDITDQAASEQNVSKVIEAINEAIQDVRNTNDTMLTNRYTNETAKTFGRVETNKVRAKMDEEWDA; this is translated from the coding sequence ATGAAAAATAGTTTTGTAGAATTAAACGCCAGAGAACGAGTGAACGCTCTACTTGACAATGGACGTGAATTGATTGATCCATTCGATCAAATCATCGCGCCAAGTTTACCAGCACAAGGAATCGTCCCTGAAAGTGATGACGGGATCGTTGTCAGCCGTGGCACGATCAATGGCAAACAAGCAGTAGTAATCGCTATGGAAGGAAAATTCCAAGGTGGCGGTATCGGTGAAGTTTCTGGTGCAAAAATCGTTGCTGCACTTGAACATGTGTTAGAAGAAAATAAAAAAGGAAATGAGATCTTTCCAGTCATTGTACTAGATACAGGTGGTGTTCGTTTGCAAGAAGCAAACTACGGACTGTTATCTATTTCAGAAATCGGAAATGTAATCATTGCTCTAAAACAATATGTACCAGTCATCGGTTTGATTCCAGGACGTGTAGGATCATTTGGCGGTATGTCGATTACTTCAGCATTAATGAGTTATTTAATCGCAACAAAAAAAGCGAGAGTCGGTTTGAATGGACCAGAAGTTATTGAACAAGAAGCAGGCGTTCGAGAATTTGATTCTAGTGACAAAGACTTGATTTGGAATACATTAGGATCTCGTCAACGGGTAGAATCAAAAATCATTGATGAATTAGTGACTGATAGTGTAGAAGCAATCAAAGCTGCTGTCATCGCAGCAATGGACGAACGAAAAGACACGCATCGCAGTGAAAGCTCAGCATTTTATTTATCATTACTTGATTCTTTAGATCTTTCAAAACCAATGGCCATTGACGATTACAATGAAGCAATTGCTAACCATCAAGCAAAATCAATTGACTTACCAGAAGTAGCAGAAGGAAATGAACCAGCTGCAGCAAGTGTTGGTTACGATTGGTTTGCGGCACTAACTGGCATGAAAAATCCAACTTCTTCTATTAGTACTGTGTATTATGGTAAATCAAGTAAATTCATAGAAGAAGCCATCGTGACATCAATCGTACCTGATCCTAAAAACCCGATGTACCGTGTACGAAACGGTGAAGTTGGTTTAGTTGAAGGTTTCCGCATGGGACAAATTTTGGATCACGTTTACGAAGAAGATAAAGACAAAAAAGTGAAACGGCCAATCATCGTTGTGATCGATGTACCAAGCCAAGCATACGGCTATAACGAAGAATTGATCGGTATCCATGTGGCTTTGGCTAATAGTGCTGCTGCTTATGCAAAACTCCGTCAAGCTGGACATCCAGTTATTGGATTGATTGCAGGAAATGCTATTTCAGGTGCATTTTTAGCACATGGATTACAATCAAGCCGCTTGATTGCTTTAAACAATAAAGAAATTACCGTCCAAGCGATGTCTAAAGAAAGTGCTGCACGTGTGACAAAACGTTCGGTTGCTGAAATCGAAGCAGCTGCTGAAAAAGTTCCAGCTATCGCTTACGATATCAATAATTATACAAAACTAGGAGCGATCTATCATTTCCTAGAAGATATCACCGACCAAGCTGCTTCAGAACAAAATGTCAGCAAAGTCATCGAAGCAATCAATGAAGCCATTCAAGATGTCCGCAATACAAATGACACGATGCTGACAAATCGATACACAAACGAAACAGCCAAAACATTCGGACGTGTCGAAACAAATAAAGTCCGTGCCAAAATGGACGAAGAATGGGATGCATAA
- a CDS encoding malonate decarboxylase holo-ACP synthase, with translation MIQAHDIVLFDKHEIEGFTLPEWVVLTEKMFGTVRRASTDHAEILPIGLRGPARNQRWSTEISKHAVKQVIHPWDIIEQESYRQEKIMDYPVYQQFHAARNILSGCKWGIGGSLGFELSTGIPAVKETSDFDLLLYANSPIELPIQVIQSHPAFFEQFDTQVVTRQGGFSLKEYLREPEKKILLKTVEGPKLTKELW, from the coding sequence ATGATTCAAGCACATGATATTGTCCTTTTTGATAAACATGAAATAGAAGGGTTCACCTTGCCTGAATGGGTCGTTCTAACTGAAAAGATGTTCGGAACAGTTCGTCGTGCGTCGACGGATCACGCAGAAATACTACCGATTGGTTTACGTGGACCTGCCCGCAATCAGAGATGGTCAACAGAAATCTCAAAACATGCCGTCAAACAAGTCATTCATCCGTGGGACATCATCGAACAAGAATCGTATAGACAAGAGAAAATCATGGATTATCCTGTTTATCAGCAATTTCATGCTGCTAGAAACATATTATCAGGATGTAAATGGGGAATCGGCGGCAGCTTAGGATTTGAATTATCGACTGGGATTCCGGCAGTAAAAGAAACCAGTGATTTTGATTTGCTGCTGTACGCAAATTCACCGATTGAATTGCCAATTCAGGTAATTCAATCGCATCCTGCTTTTTTTGAGCAATTCGATACCCAAGTAGTGACTCGGCAAGGCGGTTTTTCACTAAAAGAGTATTTGAGAGAGCCAGAGAAAAAAATTCTATTGAAAACAGTCGAAGGACCTAAATTAACCAAAGAACTTTGGTAA